A window of the Polypterus senegalus isolate Bchr_013 chromosome 4, ASM1683550v1, whole genome shotgun sequence genome harbors these coding sequences:
- the foxi2 gene encoding forkhead box protein I2, translating into MNSIDSHIHHQSSPGSNPHQPHPKSAQEAPEMAVYCDNFSMYHQQNLHSSPRPGSYGLGDYAPSANPYLWLNGPGVNTSPSYLHGNNSATFMPPSYGSQRQFLPNSTGFSGADLGWLSIASQEELLKLVRPPYSYSALIAMAIQNAPEKKLTLSQIYQYVADNFPFYKKSKAGWQNSIRHNLSLNDCFKKVPRDEDDPGKGNYWTLDPNCEKMFDNGNFRRKRKRRTDTNGATGKSEDGRAHVVVKTSESPPLLDPSSPELEPTSDDPKSASPPSVSSSPCFSNFFNSMAALGAGAGSRQVSLGLMAELSQRSIGSYGCSASQEGSGSDVTDNGTHLNRSAYYNSFNGNQSGQYNGHFYNSFSVNSLIYPREGTEV; encoded by the exons ATGAACTCCATTGACTCGCACATCCACCACCAGAGTTCACCAGGATCGAACCCTCACCAGCCCCACCCGAAAAGTGCACAAGAAGCGCCGGAGATGGCCGTCTACTGCGACAATTTCAGTATGTATCACCAGCAAAATCTGCACAGCTCTCCGAGGCCGGGCAGCTACGGGCTGGGGGACTACGCACCGTCTGCCAACCCTTACCTGTGGCTCAACGGACCCGGCGTAAATACGTCCCCTTCGTATCTCCATGGAAACAACTCGGCCACGTTCATGCCCCCGTCCTACGGCTCTCAGAGACAATTTCTACCAAACTCCACGGGCTTCAGTGGTGCCGATTTGGGCTGGCTGTCAATCGCTAGTCAGGAGGAGCTCCTAAAATTAGTCAGGCctccttactcttattctgctCTTATAGCAATGGCGATTCAAAACGCGCCGGAGAAGAAGCTCACGCTGAGCCAGATCTACCAGTATGTGGCGGATAACTTTCCTTTTTACAAGAAGAGTAAGGCGGGATGGCAGAATTCCATCAGGCACAACCTGTCGTTGAACGACTGCTTTAAGAAAGTGCCGAGGGACGAAGATGACCCAG gaaaaggaaacTACTGGACGTTGGATCCAAACTGTGAAAAAATGTTTGACAACGGTAATTTCCGCCGAAAGAGAAAACGCCGGACAGACACAAACGGAGCTACCGGGAAATCCGAGGACGGCCGCGCCCATGTCGTCGTCAAAACTTCCGAGAGCCCCCCGCTTCTGGATCCGTCCTCCCCAGAATTGGAACCCACCTCTGACGACCCTAAAAGTGCTTCTCCGCCAAGTGTGTCTTCTAGCCCCTGCTTCAGTAACTTTTTCAACAGCATGGCAGCGCTGGGCGCGGGCGCCGGGAGCAGGCAGGTATCACTGGGGCTCATGGCCGAGCTCTCCCAGCGCAGCATTGGTTCTTACGGATGCAGCGCCTCCCAGGAAGGCAGCGGATCCGACGTGACGGACAACGGCACGCATCTAAACCGGAGTGCTTACTATAACTCTTTCAATGGGAATCAGTCGGGCCAATACAACGGGCATTTCTACAACAGTTTCAGTGTTAACAGCTTGATATACCCCAGAGAGGGCACTGAAGTTTAG